The Thermoplasmata archaeon genome includes a region encoding these proteins:
- a CDS encoding DUF5320 domain-containing protein, which translates to MGGGMGGGMGRGMGRGMGRGGGGGMGQGRGRCRYPPYGYPPPVPRPSDSISPGQPPYGYPPPFPPAIPPRQEKEFLEAERKALEARLDEIKKRMKELE; encoded by the coding sequence ATGGGAGGCGGTATGGGGGGCGGGATGGGACGCGGCATGGGACGCGGGATGGGGCGGGGGGGCGGAGGGGGAATGGGACAGGGGAGGGGCAGGTGCAGGTACCCGCCGTATGGATATCCACCTCCAGTGCCCAGGCCCTCTGACAGCATATCGCCAGGACAGCCCCCATACGGCTACCCCCCTCCCTTTCCGCCCGCCATCCCGCCCAGGCAGGAGAAGGAGTTCCTTGAGGCGGAAAGAAAGGCGCTCGAGGCGAGGCTCGATGAGATAAAGAAGAGAATGAAGGAGCTTGAGTGA
- a CDS encoding Mrp/NBP35 family ATP-binding protein — protein sequence MQNAEEKRESGERPKSADEIDIHIALKDVKHKLVIMSGKGGVGKSTVAANLAVALSMRGHTVGILDCDIHGPTIPKLLGVEGKRPVVTGAGVEPIPVAPRIKVMSIGFLLSDNDSPVIWRGPLKMMAIKQFLGEVKWGELDYLIIDLPPGTGDEPLSIAQLLPGPDGALIVTTPQDVALLSVRKSINFARALNLPVIGLIENMSGLTCPHCGKRVDVFKTGGGMRACMDLTVPFLGCIPLDPMITDTGDAGRPFVTESMSSPTAKAFEEIARKVEELVGGAQKEEGGEEGKVEGGKGSEDGPNK from the coding sequence ATGCAGAACGCTGAAGAGAAGCGGGAGAGCGGAGAGCGGCCGAAGAGCGCGGACGAAATCGACATCCACATCGCTCTAAAGGACGTAAAGCACAAGCTCGTCATCATGAGCGGAAAGGGCGGAGTCGGAAAGAGCACGGTTGCCGCCAACCTCGCGGTGGCGCTATCGATGAGGGGGCACACTGTTGGAATTCTGGACTGCGACATCCACGGTCCCACGATTCCCAAGCTGCTCGGCGTTGAAGGAAAGCGACCTGTCGTCACGGGCGCCGGTGTGGAGCCGATTCCCGTCGCGCCCAGAATCAAAGTGATGTCGATCGGCTTCCTGCTGAGCGATAACGACTCGCCTGTTATCTGGCGCGGGCCGCTCAAGATGATGGCAATCAAGCAATTCCTGGGCGAGGTGAAGTGGGGCGAGCTCGACTACCTCATAATCGACCTGCCCCCGGGCACGGGCGACGAGCCCCTGAGCATCGCCCAGCTCCTGCCGGGGCCCGATGGGGCGCTGATAGTAACGACCCCGCAGGACGTCGCGCTTCTCAGCGTGCGCAAGTCAATCAACTTCGCCCGGGCCCTCAACCTTCCAGTCATCGGCCTCATAGAGAATATGAGCGGCCTCACCTGCCCCCACTGCGGAAAGAGAGTCGATGTCTTCAAGACCGGCGGCGGGATGAGGGCCTGCATGGACCTCACGGTTCCTTTCCTGGGCTGCATACCGCTCGACCCGATGATAACGGACACGGGCGACGCGGGGAGGCCCTTCGTGACGGAGTCTATGAGCTCGCCCACCGCGAAGGCCTTCGAAGAAATCGCACGCAAGGTTGAGGAGCTCGTGGGAGGCGCGCAAAAAGAGGAGGGAGGGGAGGAGGGGAAAGTAGAGGGCGGCAAAGGCAGTGAGGATGGCCCGAATAAGTGA
- a CDS encoding DUF4147 domain-containing protein has product MFLNERELLSGRCAETRRKVLSILEAGIRSVDPRASVLEHLSLRGNALRIGPGAREGQAPELSAGARSAGAGGGGVREAPPGQVGLRDGDAGPKKSGGPGTTVDEVTLEKGARVIVVGCGKAATAMVQAVHEALGDRAEGWVNGLEEKDIGRIHINRARHPIPDESGVRGAERILELARSATERDVVICLISGGGSALMPLPEEGIRLEDKMETTRLLLKCGADIVEINSVRKHLSRIKGGKLALAAGRARIFSLILSDVLGDPLDSIASGPTAPDTKTCDDAIAVLRKYGIWAEAPESVRRLLESRRSETPKADNPVFTRVRNIIIGNNEKAVDAAAARARQLGYDVATRYRWSVGEAREFPEKLLFPEMRRLLETGELRRPAALVFGGELTVTVRGSGRGGRNQEMALAALNGLERGRLSHELADTGSLSLRQIEGGTSEAQSPTKPDTIYPAWTLASMGTDGIDGNSDAAGAIADAEVMEHATKLSLKAALFLENNDSNSFFKKTNGLLLTGPTGTNVADIGLLITEKN; this is encoded by the coding sequence ATGTTCCTCAACGAGCGGGAACTCCTGTCAGGGCGATGCGCGGAGACGAGGAGAAAGGTCCTGAGCATTCTGGAGGCCGGCATCCGCTCCGTTGACCCGCGCGCATCAGTGCTCGAGCATCTCTCGCTCCGCGGAAACGCGCTGAGGATAGGGCCCGGGGCCCGGGAAGGCCAGGCGCCGGAGTTATCCGCAGGGGCGAGGTCGGCGGGTGCAGGCGGTGGGGGGGTAAGGGAGGCCCCTCCAGGGCAGGTCGGGCTGAGGGACGGGGACGCGGGACCCAAGAAGAGCGGGGGCCCGGGAACCACAGTGGATGAGGTCACGCTCGAGAAAGGGGCGCGTGTCATCGTCGTCGGCTGTGGCAAGGCCGCGACGGCCATGGTTCAGGCCGTCCATGAGGCTCTGGGGGACAGGGCAGAGGGCTGGGTCAACGGTCTTGAGGAAAAAGACATCGGGCGAATTCATATAAACAGGGCCCGCCACCCAATTCCTGACGAGAGCGGGGTTAGGGGCGCGGAGCGAATTCTGGAGCTCGCGCGCAGCGCGACGGAGAGGGACGTCGTGATTTGTTTGATAAGTGGCGGCGGCTCCGCGCTCATGCCCCTGCCGGAGGAGGGAATTCGCCTTGAGGACAAGATGGAGACGACCCGGCTGCTGCTGAAGTGCGGGGCTGATATCGTGGAAATCAACTCCGTCCGCAAACACCTCTCCCGAATCAAAGGTGGAAAGCTCGCTCTGGCGGCGGGGAGGGCGCGCATATTCAGCCTCATCCTGTCGGATGTGCTGGGCGACCCGCTCGACTCGATAGCCTCCGGCCCGACGGCTCCCGACACAAAGACCTGCGACGACGCAATAGCTGTTCTCAGGAAATATGGAATATGGGCGGAGGCTCCGGAGAGCGTCAGACGACTGCTTGAATCACGCAGGAGCGAGACGCCGAAGGCGGACAACCCCGTTTTCACACGGGTTAGGAATATAATCATCGGAAACAACGAAAAGGCCGTAGATGCGGCCGCGGCACGCGCCCGCCAACTCGGCTACGATGTGGCAACGAGATACAGGTGGAGCGTGGGCGAGGCCCGCGAGTTCCCTGAGAAATTGCTCTTTCCGGAGATGCGGCGTCTGCTGGAGACCGGGGAGCTGAGAAGGCCCGCCGCCCTTGTCTTCGGGGGCGAGCTAACGGTAACGGTTAGGGGGAGTGGGAGGGGAGGGAGGAATCAGGAGATGGCGCTGGCGGCGCTGAATGGGCTTGAGAGGGGCCGCTTATCTCACGAGCTCGCTGACACCGGGAGCCTTTCACTCCGCCAGATTGAAGGAGGCACGAGCGAGGCCCAGTCCCCAACAAAACCCGACACCATTTACCCTGCCTGGACCCTCGCCTCCATGGGTACCGACGGCATAGATGGGAACTCCGATGCCGCAGGCGCAATCGCAGATGCGGAGGTGATGGAGCACGCAACGAAACTGAGCCTCAAGGCCGCCCTCTTCCTTGAAAACAACGATTCGAACAGCTTCTTCAAGAAGACAAACGGGCTCCTGCTCACAGGGCCCACGGGGACAAACGTAGCAGACATTGGTTTGCTAATAACTGAAAAAAATTAG
- a CDS encoding 4Fe-4S binding protein yields the protein MARRHEVRILKEMCKGCGICVRFCPVGVLEMSEELTPRGYHPPVVKEGRLCMGCRTCELMCPDLAIFIEEAVAARSGERNVERGVVDGETRKEAERMRKERGAGHGEKRNMEAERGRGAGERREGRLMEEERGDEGWWS from the coding sequence GTGGCCCGGAGGCACGAGGTCCGTATACTGAAAGAGATGTGCAAGGGCTGCGGAATATGCGTCCGCTTCTGCCCTGTCGGGGTCCTTGAGATGTCCGAGGAGCTGACGCCTAGGGGCTACCATCCTCCGGTTGTTAAGGAAGGGAGGCTGTGCATGGGGTGCAGGACATGCGAGCTGATGTGCCCGGACCTCGCAATTTTTATTGAAGAGGCGGTCGCCGCGCGTTCGGGGGAGCGGAATGTGGAGAGAGGGGTGGTGGATGGGGAAACTAGGAAGGAAGCGGAGAGGATGAGAAAGGAGAGAGGCGCGGGGCACGGGGAAAAAAGAAATATGGAGGCAGAGAGAGGGAGGGGAGCTGGAGAGAGGAGAGAGGGGAGACTGATGGAAGAGGAGAGGGGGGATGAGGGGTGGTGGAGTTGA
- a CDS encoding 2-oxoacid:acceptor oxidoreductase subunit alpha: MRGGGVEEYRSAGGGVVLEAEDKIAGGWVMKRRTGAGRGVGVRGRRPEERMRSDSRERAELRAAYLRRHRGRKLFDLGDVAVAWGALFAGCDFFASYPITPASEIGEFLSRELPRAGGRIIQMEDEIASLSAVIGAAWVGARSMTATSGPGFSLMQEGLGYAFMTETPCVVVDVQRSGPSTGQATKPAQGDIMQARWGTHGDHEAIALCPNSVQECLDLTYRAFEIAAALRTPVTLLLDGEVGHMREPFELRAPPPIAGLPRPPDPDEAPPFGGDPVPPAVHFGEGRFLHVTGSTHRPDGTRDIVSREVHEALVKRLCRKIDENRGVLYDVESDVPDGATKVVFCCGAPSRPALGAVMRARESGMMVGYVRPRTIWPFPREAVDALPESVEKIFVPEMNLGQLAREVERYTCADVVSLPKIGGVTHTVQEICSKLKEVS, from the coding sequence ATGAGGGGTGGTGGAGTTGAGGAATACAGGAGCGCTGGGGGCGGTGTGGTTCTTGAGGCGGAGGACAAGATTGCAGGGGGCTGGGTGATGAAGAGGCGCACCGGGGCGGGCCGTGGAGTCGGTGTAAGGGGGAGGCGGCCGGAGGAGAGAATGCGAAGCGACAGCAGGGAAAGGGCGGAGCTGCGCGCCGCCTATCTCAGGCGCCACCGTGGAAGGAAGCTCTTTGACCTCGGGGACGTGGCGGTTGCTTGGGGGGCCCTTTTCGCGGGCTGCGACTTCTTCGCTTCCTATCCAATAACACCCGCCTCGGAAATCGGCGAGTTCCTCTCCCGCGAGCTGCCGCGGGCTGGCGGCCGCATCATCCAGATGGAGGACGAGATAGCCTCGCTCTCGGCCGTTATCGGAGCGGCTTGGGTGGGGGCGAGGTCGATGACCGCGACCTCGGGCCCGGGCTTCTCTCTGATGCAGGAGGGGCTGGGTTACGCCTTCATGACCGAGACCCCGTGCGTCGTTGTCGATGTCCAGAGGTCTGGGCCATCCACGGGGCAGGCGACGAAGCCCGCCCAGGGCGACATCATGCAGGCGCGCTGGGGTACCCACGGTGACCACGAGGCGATAGCGCTCTGCCCCAATTCCGTGCAGGAGTGTCTCGACCTGACGTACCGGGCGTTCGAAATCGCGGCCGCCCTCCGGACCCCGGTCACCCTGCTTCTCGACGGAGAGGTGGGCCACATGAGGGAGCCGTTCGAGCTCAGGGCACCGCCGCCCATTGCCGGGTTGCCCCGCCCACCGGACCCGGATGAGGCGCCTCCCTTCGGCGGCGACCCCGTGCCGCCAGCGGTTCATTTCGGGGAGGGCAGGTTTCTTCACGTAACTGGGTCAACACACAGACCCGATGGGACAAGGGACATAGTGAGCCGGGAGGTGCATGAGGCTCTGGTCAAAAGGCTCTGCAGAAAAATCGACGAGAATCGGGGGGTGCTGTACGATGTGGAGTCGGATGTCCCGGATGGCGCGACCAAGGTCGTTTTCTGCTGCGGCGCCCCCTCCCGGCCCGCGTTGGGGGCGGTGATGAGGGCCAGGGAGAGCGGCATGATGGTCGGTTACGTGCGGCCCCGCACCATCTGGCCATTCCCGCGCGAGGCTGTCGACGCCCTGCCCGAGAGTGTGGAAAAAATCTTCGTACCGGAGATGAATCTGGGCCAGCTGGCGCGCGAGGTCGAGCGCTACACATGTGCCGATGTCGTCAGCCTCCCGAAAATCGGCGGCGTGACACACACAGTTCAGGAAATCTGCAGCAAACTGAAGGAGGTCTCCTGA
- a CDS encoding thiamine pyrophosphate-dependent enzyme: MAPARAPEGRRDALMEHPLARYLRPGTMPSTFCPGCGCGMVLNCFIRTVDRMGIRPEELLMVTGIGCSSWIPSPLFKCDTLHTTHGRAVAFATGAKLMSPGTRVLIIAGDGDLAGIGGNHLIHAAHRNIDLGVMMVNNGIYGMTGGQSSPTTPAGARTSTSPYGHLERPMLVAELVAAAGANYVARWTTYHIRQLSGAMEELILGEGFRFLEIVSQCPTYFRSEGARTGAEMLEYFRDHSVPVEKIRAAPEMRKQSKIPVGTLVDRKEPGYISVMLKMEKRIRRGVVEARGPEIGGARG, translated from the coding sequence ATGGCCCCGGCCCGAGCTCCGGAGGGGAGGAGGGATGCCTTGATGGAGCACCCGCTGGCGAGGTACCTGCGCCCTGGCACGATGCCCTCGACCTTCTGCCCCGGTTGCGGCTGCGGAATGGTCCTGAACTGCTTCATCCGGACAGTTGACAGGATGGGCATAAGGCCCGAGGAGCTTCTAATGGTCACGGGCATCGGCTGCTCGTCATGGATTCCATCGCCGCTCTTCAAGTGCGACACCCTGCACACCACCCACGGGAGGGCCGTGGCCTTCGCCACAGGCGCCAAGCTGATGAGCCCCGGGACGAGGGTGCTGATTATCGCCGGAGACGGGGACCTGGCCGGAATCGGAGGCAATCACCTCATCCACGCCGCCCACAGGAACATTGACCTCGGGGTGATGATGGTGAACAACGGGATTTATGGAATGACGGGCGGCCAGTCCTCGCCGACCACACCCGCCGGAGCGAGGACCTCGACCTCCCCCTACGGCCACCTCGAGCGCCCGATGCTCGTTGCAGAGCTGGTCGCGGCCGCCGGCGCGAACTACGTCGCGCGCTGGACGACATACCACATCCGCCAGCTCTCGGGGGCTATGGAGGAGCTGATCCTCGGCGAGGGGTTCAGGTTCCTCGAGATAGTCTCGCAGTGCCCGACCTACTTCCGCTCCGAAGGGGCCAGAACCGGAGCGGAGATGCTCGAGTACTTCAGGGACCACAGTGTCCCGGTTGAGAAAATAAGGGCAGCGCCCGAAATGCGGAAGCAATCGAAAATACCCGTGGGGACGCTGGTGGACAGGAAGGAGCCGGGATATATTTCCGTGATGCTGAAGATGGAGAAGAGAATTCGGAGGGGTGTGGTCGAGGCTCGGGGGCCCGAAATCGGAGGAGCGCGCGGCTGA
- a CDS encoding 2-oxoacid:acceptor oxidoreductase family protein — translation MIVRFSGFGGQGVVLMGVVLGRAAALEGKGVLQTQSYGAEARGGACHSTVTISEGPVFEIEPEEIDVLVAMSQPAHDRFIALLRPGGTLLFESDLVKGPGGAISGAAGHGGSIKNPVEENRARSAGRMRGIPATALASQELGRELFANSVMLGFFVKETGAVSLESVRMALEKTVPAGTEKKNLRALELGLSWGR, via the coding sequence GTGATAGTGCGCTTCTCTGGGTTCGGGGGGCAGGGAGTAGTTCTCATGGGTGTGGTCCTGGGGAGGGCGGCGGCGCTGGAGGGGAAGGGAGTGCTCCAGACCCAGTCCTACGGGGCGGAGGCGCGCGGCGGCGCCTGCCACTCGACGGTGACAATCAGTGAAGGGCCGGTATTCGAGATAGAACCGGAGGAGATTGATGTGCTTGTGGCGATGTCCCAGCCCGCGCACGACCGCTTCATCGCTCTCCTCAGGCCGGGAGGGACACTGCTCTTCGAATCTGACCTCGTGAAGGGCCCCGGTGGAGCGATATCCGGGGCGGCGGGGCATGGTGGCTCCATAAAAAACCCGGTGGAGGAAAACCGCGCGAGGAGTGCCGGGAGAATGAGGGGAATTCCCGCCACCGCGCTCGCGAGCCAGGAGCTGGGGAGGGAGCTCTTTGCCAACAGCGTGATGCTGGGATTCTTTGTGAAGGAGACGGGCGCGGTCTCGCTGGAGAGCGTCAGGATGGCTCTGGAGAAGACCGTCCCGGCGGGGACCGAGAAAAAGAACCTGAGGGCGCTCGAGCTCGGCCTCTCGTGGGGCCGCTAG
- a CDS encoding pyridoxal phosphate-dependent aminotransferase codes for MRPFAKSMGRIGTESAFEVLARAKALERQGRRILYFNIGEPDFPTAPHIIDAAKRALDAGYTHYVPAPGIPEVREAICEYINRTRGFRPSPDQVLLTPGAKPIMTFTIMALCDRGDRVLYPDPGFPIYESMIRYIGARPVPIKLREENEFRMDPEDIKKKVSEKTKLIIINTPHNPTGSALNEEEVRTIADLCHDKGIWLLSDEVYNEILYEGKHFSPAVYDKCLEYTILLDGLSKTYAMTGWRLGYGVMPPELHKWETLLTINSVSCTSAFSQMAAKEALLGPQDSVRAMVAEFRRRRDFIVEGLNQIKGWSCLKPRGAFYVFPNIKKLKKKSKEIENHLLNNLGIATLCGTAFGAGGEGYMRLSYASSMENIKEMLEILKREYGTK; via the coding sequence ATGAGGCCTTTCGCAAAAAGCATGGGGCGGATAGGGACTGAGTCGGCCTTCGAGGTTCTGGCTAGAGCAAAAGCGCTGGAGAGGCAGGGGAGGAGAATTCTTTACTTCAACATCGGCGAGCCGGATTTTCCGACGGCGCCCCACATCATCGACGCCGCGAAGAGGGCGCTGGACGCGGGCTATACTCACTACGTTCCTGCGCCCGGCATCCCGGAGGTCCGCGAGGCGATATGCGAGTACATCAATAGAACGCGGGGCTTCAGGCCCTCACCCGACCAGGTCCTGCTGACGCCCGGGGCCAAGCCGATAATGACCTTCACCATCATGGCCCTGTGCGACAGGGGAGACAGGGTCCTCTACCCCGACCCCGGTTTTCCGATATACGAGTCGATGATAAGGTACATAGGGGCAAGGCCCGTGCCCATCAAGCTGAGGGAGGAGAACGAGTTCCGCATGGACCCGGAGGATATCAAGAAAAAGGTGAGCGAGAAGACGAAGCTCATCATCATCAACACGCCCCACAACCCGACGGGCTCTGCACTGAATGAGGAGGAGGTCAGGACGATCGCGGACCTCTGCCACGACAAGGGAATCTGGCTCCTCTCGGACGAGGTCTACAATGAGATTCTGTACGAGGGAAAGCACTTCTCGCCCGCGGTGTATGACAAGTGCCTGGAGTACACGATTCTGCTCGACGGCCTCTCCAAGACCTACGCAATGACGGGCTGGAGGCTGGGGTACGGCGTCATGCCTCCGGAGCTTCACAAATGGGAGACCCTACTGACCATCAACTCCGTCTCCTGCACCAGCGCGTTCTCACAGATGGCCGCGAAGGAGGCCCTCCTGGGTCCGCAGGACTCGGTCAGGGCGATGGTGGCGGAGTTCAGGAGGAGGAGGGACTTCATCGTCGAGGGCCTGAATCAGATAAAGGGCTGGAGCTGTCTGAAGCCGAGGGGGGCCTTCTATGTCTTCCCCAACATAAAGAAGTTGAAGAAAAAGAGCAAGGAGATCGAGAACCACCTGCTCAACAACCTTGGTATCGCCACCCTCTGCGGCACCGCCTTCGGCGCCGGCGGCGAGGGCTACATGCGCCTGTCCTACGCCTCTTCAATGGAGAACATAAAGGAGATGCTCGAGATTCTGAAGAGGGAATACGGCACCAAGTGA